In Nematostella vectensis chromosome 3, jaNemVect1.1, whole genome shotgun sequence, the genomic window CACCCAAGTGGTCCAAGTCACGCTTGGATCACGCGCTTCGACGTCGCGCTAGCTACATCAACTAAAGTAACTGCGGTACATCGCAACAACGAGGAGAGTTAAATATAAACTGGACTTGAATTGACAGGGATAAATCATATCATCCCAAAAAGGGGATCGATCTTCATTATTTTTTGGACCATTTTCTgatctgttaaaaaaaaatcttcctACCCAGCTGCTATTTATACTAACAAATCCAAATTTGTTTCCCCGTATTTTTTATTCAGATGTATTAAAATATGGGTAGGTTGTGGCTGAAATAGAAATTTACTAAATCTGCTAAATAACGCAAGAATCGCTGTAAAAAATTGACATGTTTCCAGACCTATTCTTGCAGAAAATGGGTAGTTTTGAAGATTTTTTGTTATCAACAATTACTCCCCCTTGCTATTAGCTTCTGTTTAGTATCTAAGAAATTATAGTACAAGATCACCGCGATACAGAAGTAGGAACTGGTTGTTTCGTAAATAGAATTTTTAATATTAGGAACCGGACAATCAAAGAGGATCTGCACTACAATTGACAGGGAACTTTTTTAACGAAATTCATAGAGATTTTCATCATTTTTAGACCAGTTTCGGTTCCTACTCGTGGCCGGAATCACCGGAAGTAGTGACTGGTTCCTACTACTCTCGTTCCTAgttatatataaaaatctaaaaatcaTGCAAATCTCTATGAATTTTGtcaaataagaaataattCACCTTCTTCGGGTGATCCTGAATAGATCCCTGGTAGATGTCGCGCAGTTAGATTTTGGTGTAGCTAGCATGTCTACTAAGCGCTTTACCGTCGACAACATTCGCATATAATTTTAGAAGTCATTCTGCAGTCAATCTAGGAACTCGTATCACGAATCGTTGGAAAAAGCACTGAATAATACGTGTTAAATAAATGTTAAATCCCCCGCAAGACCGAGTTACCTCCCCGGTATGTCCCGGGACCGGGGGCCGGGCTGTCAATTGACTGGTGCATTACGATCGCCTTTTGAATGTTTTGCACTAGTAATGACTCAAATCAAGAGACGAcatgtacaggacccgaaatgatcccaggacccgaaacgatcccaggacccgaaatgatccccaaaagtaccccaactgatcctcggacccgaaacgataccgaggagtccccgaaatcaaccccaaggaattgcggtaatggacaaagggaaagcagaagaaatacttgcaagttttgaagcataataaagggttaagagcgactcgatttctaaacaacgtgacttaaaaatattaaattccaacacaatgcttctatttattacattgcccggcgttaaacccataaacagagtccaaaacaaatacacaactttaaattgaaaggaatacagcataaacatagcacagctttgctcagatcaaccaaacatTTGACCTTTcatcacactctaaacattttgcggttccgacacatgaccccgacactataaatctcatttccggtaaacatcacccctaaaaattaatattcatctgacaaccaaacatgtatttcaccacgaaatccttgttcacacgagcgaatatttacctacacattttaggcagccggtttggccgagaagatggaatgaaaaaagcacactgagtaatacactcgaacaacccttctactatcgatgcaaaatattaagaggatgtgaaagcaatattatgtgagttttgaatttcctcatgtagtcgtgcgtataccccggcatgatctcacgatatgataggtctttcatttaccgaaaacaaacatgccaaaaaataactttaaaacatttcgcttcctatgtaaagcagcatgtcccatctgtaaagactttcttttatggcttgttatgtaaaaatgatttatctacgccgggctcctcaaattactatcacatgagttgttagttgaccccaattttttactcaaccactgtatttcccccgcagtcgtatataaaaatcttaatactatagttttagttaatgtaaatttctttttaataacacaaacaaagctaaatgtttcatatgtttttaaaactgaaagccaatccttacacattcctttagttgtccattactgtaattccttggggttcatttcggggactcttggggatcgtttcgggtcccgggatcagttggggtacttttggggatcgtttcgggtcctgggatcgtttcgggtcctgggatcatttcgggtcctgtacagacatcatgggccacggggattcgttctcttatacatcatggtctcttgctcAGCACAAAATCCTCCAAATACCGAATCGTTGTAAAGGAGAATAATGTTGGCGTATTTCCAGCCGTATTCTTCAATTCTATACTGAAAATTCTATactgaaatatttttaaatactgCCCTTACCATTAGGAACTGATGAGGAACTGAGTAGAAACTGACTAGGAACCAGGATCACCGCGGTCAAAATTTCTGCCCGCGCGCAAAAAAGGCAGACTTTGCATCGAAATAAAGGAGaagaaggaaagaaaagaaagctCCAATAAAAAGCCTTATAATGCGCCGAAGGTCAAGCTAATATAACCAATAAAATTTAAGTGAAGTCTTATAGGAGTATAGTCACTTTTGCAATTCCAATGTGCCGAACAAGACTGATCaaagttgaataaaatacaatgataatgatgatggtaaggTAATTTGTGTAGAatagtctgtttttttttcttcaaaatttTCATGACATTGcttatttttctttccttcATGCAAAGTCTACCTTTTGCGCGGGCAGAatttttgccgccaaaatGGTGACGCGCGCGCACATCGCAATTTTGGCGGGAAACGCAGAAGGCGAGAACGGGGATTGCTCGGAGAAAAACTTGTTGATAAAACAATTGCAGATCCCCCTAAATAAATACTAATATTGCCTAGTTATGAGACATTGCGTATAAAATAGTTTCTCATTTATATGCTTGAAGCAAATGACCACGAGAAGACGACATGGCTCTTCAAAAGGTATTAagtacaataataataacttaaTACATTTCGATACATTCTCATTTGCACAAATAGCCTAGGCTTGTTTAGGCTTTATTGTTATAGTACTTAAGTATAAGTAAATTTTTCTTCTCAAGTTTTTCTCGATTTGTTTAGTAAGATCACAAatctgttttgacattctaCTGAATTGTTTTAGGGGATAATTTTAGAAAGGATTCGCCAGATATAACGCCAGAGAGTTTTGAAGAAAACGAATTCAAACTTAATAGAAGAAAAGGGCCAAAACCAAAAACAAGAGGGATAGACCATTTGACCAAGAAAAGTAGTCGCAGGAATGATAagaacaaatacacaactcgAGATAATAGAGACACAAGGGTAAGTCTCTTAAAATTGCTTTACTCGAATCCAATTGTCTGAAAATAAATTATGCTAACTTAAATGTTCTAAAACAGATAGCAAGGAGAGAACAAAAAGAGGGTAGTCAAGAAACTTCCTCCATGGTCAGCGAACACAGAATAACTGTATGTTTACCCAGGGGATTATACAGAcggtggattgggtggatatgctacccctttttgagtaaaaaaaggaTAACATTATGTCtgttttaaacaaaataaattactTCTTAAGTATGTCTGGATCATTTTTCACACCCCTTTTATAAACTTTAAATCTGCTCGTGACACATGTAAACAATGTATGCCACCGTTAAAATTTATACTTTAAATTTATACTCAAACTTCCTCTCCCAAAAGAGAAACCTGGGCATCTACAATAAAAGCCGAATATCAGAAACCATCCACCGAGGTGAGTGCTTTTGTCTTACAGACTTACCAAAGTACCAAATGTATAATGTAATGTACCCTCAGTGGTTAGGGGCAGGGCTATTAGATGGAGTAGGTCAGCATGAGCTATGCAGATAGGGGCGGGGACTTTACTTGCCAACATTATACACTTTTTCATACAATATTTGTAATGCAGCCACGCTCCCCTTCTTTGTAAATTCACATGATACTGACATAAATCAGGTCTTCTTCTGCAATATGTACTGCTTTTGTACTCACAACTACTGTAGCTAACCACATCCCCCCACAACTAGACGAGCCCTTTTTATAATATGCTGCACTGCCAATTCTCatgcacaattggcatcattACTAGCACTGATTGACCAGCTGTTAATCCATATAATTGAACAAAGGTAATCACACAGAGAACAGGTACAGTACTGATGATTCTGTTTTTGATTTTTAGGTCAGCCGCAACATGTTAGGGTACGTAGTGTATCATAATATAAGTGACAGAGGCAAATTATGTGTGTTGTTATTCCATGTCTCTGTGGGTTAtagttaaacaaggtttttaAAAATGTGCTATTCATGTCAGACTATCCATGACATCAGAACCAGGACGGAGGATGACATAGCTAAAGTCCTTGATTGTTCTGAATTTCGGCTCAACCCGGTTCCGCCATCATTGGACCAACTTCTTCCTGATGTACATCATGATTCAAGCAGTGCTATATCAGCTACTCCAACTAGCAATCATATTAATTCCCCcaggtaaaaataaaataaattatatttttcacATATACACTATACATGGTCTGCCTTTGAGACAAATGTTTGCAtcaattttcaataaaaaaaaatgaagagatcatttttaaaaaacaacCTCATCCCAACCCGTCCTTTCTCCATATGCTACCTGCTAATGTGCACCCTCCCTTAGCAAATCTTTCGAATGTTGCTGTCAGCAGTATAACAACTTTGTACAGGTGTAATGAGTTGAATAACAAACATTCTGTTACTTATTAGATCAAACATTCAATTACTCATTAGATCAAATATCCTTTTACTCATTAGATCAAACATTCTATTTCTCTTTAGGAGTGTTCACAGCTCTTGTCACAGCACAATATCAGCTCTAAGGTATAGGTATCACTCTTTCTATTGTTCAGATAAATAGACTTGGTGTTATACTGTACCTCTCAGTTTGTGTATTATCTGAAGAATAGATGTGCACAGGTTGCACACACACCTCCTTAGCCAACAAAATgtaggtcatttcttattggaGGATCATCAATTTCTATCCTTCCTCCATATGATACCAACAACTGTGCATATTTATTATCGGCACCTGCCCGAGGCACTTTGTCTTGTACTACATTGAGTAATGTGCCCATTTAATTGTGCATTCCAACAGGAAGGAGGATAATTGGCTTGCCaagtttattaatttttatttagttatttgttatttgcagttctaatGAATATCAACATCACAATAGCGATGTCTCCAGCAACAACCTGAAGTACAAGGTAAAGGATTTACAGTGCTTTTGTAGTCAGTTAGCAATTCTCAAACATTTTCAGAAAATGCCATAACAGATCTTTAGATCTCACAGAGATTCATTATTTCACATCAAACTCTcttcctaaaaaaatattactcTGACATTTTCTAGACTCCCCTTAAGGAAATATCGGAAAGCCTGCTGAGCAGTTTGCGTCCAAAAGAAACATTCCATGGGAGTGGTAGGCATTATCTTTTTGCAATAAGCTAGTTCCAGTTTATATAGTTATTTAGCCATTAGCATAGAATagtaataaatttaaaatataataataaatactgatgacgatgatttatttgttttagactACTTTTCTGGGGTCAGGGAAGAATTGAGAAAACTACATAGACAGAGGtttgttaatttttaattttgacgGCATGTCTATTTATTATGATTAACATGTTTTAACTTGTGTTTGTAGCCTGGCTAGCAGAGAGCAAAATTTGACAAATCTAAAGGGATTGAATGATGTTACAGGGCATACAGCAAAGAGAAAGCACATAATAGATCAAGGTGAGGATATAACTAAGGTATAAGAAAATTGGTTGTGTGAGGGGCCATCATGATTTAGGGGAGCCCAGTACAATGCTGCTGGGGAATGCTGGTGATTTTGAAAGCTAAGGAATGCTTTCACAAATTTAATTATATTAAAAGTTACTCAAATCCCTTCCTATCACCGCCACTAAATGAGTAAAAGCTACTGTAAGAATGGCATTGGTGAGTGAAAAATACTAATACAAACTTGTTTATCATAGAGAACCGACCACTATCAATCAAACGTCAGCGTAAAGAAGCAGAAACAAGTACTGTGCAAACCACAGCTGATGAGGTTCTAAAAGCACTTAAAAGTGTAGAAACTCATACTGCAAATGTATCAATGCCTGAACAACCTGCAAGCTTTTCACAAATCAGTGACCCACATCTAGTAAGTGGAGCAAAACCACCAAAAGGAAAAATAGTAATTTGGTTAGAAAGTAAAAGTTCTGATGAACCATAAGACTCAGTGATCAATAATGTGAAGCGAAGTGAAATAATGGAAAATAATAAGCAATGATGTGAAGCAAAATGAAATAATGAGAAACAATAAGCAGTAATATGaaacaaagtttaataaaGAGAAATAATAAGCAATAACGTGAAGCAAGGgtttaaaaaagggggggatcattcattgttcttccatggatttatatatatttcttattattttaagCTAAATTTCCCCTAATACGCCCCTTCTGTCTTACAGACTTACCAAAGTACCAAAGTACCAAATGTATAATGTAATGTACCCTCAGTGGTTAGGGGCAGGGCTTTTAGAGGGAGGAGGTCAGCATGAGCTATGCAGATAGGGGCGGGGGACTTTACTTGCCAACATTATACACTTTTTCATACAATAATGTGAAGCAAGGGTTTTAAAAAGGGGGGAATCATTCATTTTTCTTCCATGGATTTATAtactatttctttttattttaagcgAAATTTTCCCTAATACCCCCTTTCACATTATCCGTGATAATGTGAAGCAatgtgaaaaaatataaaaataaacatattaCATCTCTAGTCCTTTACTTATTTTATAATCTCTGCAGCTGAATCCCCCTACTGCGGCACCTTGTGAAGTGAAAAAGATGGTCTTATCAAGTGATTGGGAGAAGCTAAGGGCGTGCGATAATAGGGTGATGTACGACCATGTGGATGCACCCATAGGCACAGCATCTTACGACATACtggatttcttggataacaaTGTCATTCCCTGTAAAGACACTAAAACAAAATACCAAGAGCAAGATGCAATATCTTGGGAACCGCCAGCTGTCTCCCCTCCTAAAAAAACATGGTTACAATCACCAAGTCCACCAAAGTTCTACCGAAGAAAACTTTACTAATTCCCTGTCGTGTGTGACAGCAGTATTATACGTGTTACTATAAGTGTTATCAAGACTTGTCCGTAACTTTATCTAAAGTACATTAATGTTGTATATAATGTAATATATGTACAATATAACTCAATACTATATGAAATCCAAAATTTAATATATctcttgaaaaaataaaatactgtCTGAAGttacaaaaaatatacaaGAGGTACCACAAAAAGGGGTAATCTTTTACTTTTAACAACTGTTTTTTGAGTCAGGATACTTAGATTTCAATtcctttttaaattttctaaaaagctctctatttttgttgttttctgcATCTTTCTTCTTATGGAATCTTTGCTTGAATCCATGATGAACCAGAAATGCGTTATCCAAGACAGCAAAGCTAAACCCTGCTACATGGGTCTCACACACTTGACTGATACGGTTGAAGCCATactggaaaataaaaaatacaagattTCTGGCATTGGATGATGGGTGGCAGCACAAAATAGGCAACAAGCATTTTGGCAGCTATACCAAACAAAGAGCTTGCGGCATACTGTTAAGGCAATCCTTTCATGTGGTCATATGATCATTTCAAGCGTTCAAACAATCCTTTattatggtaaaaaaaatccttaacTGTGGTCAAACAATCCTTGCCTAATAGTCAAACAATCCTTTACTATGGTCAAACAATCCTTTTCTATGGTCAAACAATCCTTTTCTATGGTCAAAAATTCCTTTACTGTGGTAAAACAATCCTTTGCTATAGTCAAATAATTATTTCCTAAAGTCAAACAATCCTTTCCTGTGCTCAAACGATTCTTTCCTATAGTCAAACAATCCTTTCCTGTGGTCAAACAATCCCTTACCATGGTCAAATAATCCTTTCCTAAAGTCAAACAATTTTTACTTGTGGTGTTTTGTCTATATTTTCCTCTCTctgttgatattttaagggGCTTTTCTAAACAGAACACAAGTAAAACTGCAATTTGCAGTGTAtcattgaaatatatatattcctTCTAATTTGGTTTGATCAGGTTTTTAGTTATAGGTGATGTGGTACAATAATGCATTGCTTATTATACTTTAAGAAATAATGAGTAAGAAATAGTGTTAAAAGTACTGCACCTGTTTAAATCGTCCATCGTATAGTGGGACACTATTTAATGAGATGTAGAATGGCTCCCAAGGATCAGTCCAACTCCTTGTAAATGACACATGTAAGCCACTAGAAGATCTTGATCTACACAACCATTGTTACAAACATTAAATGAAATGGGTCAGCATCATATTGTAGTTTTGTAATATACTGTAACTGTACTGTAACACTGGCTTGTCAAATAAGCTCCATGGGCCTTTTTGTCTCaaagaggggggagggcttctttctcttttttgtcTCAAAGAAGGGGGTcttatttctctttttgtcTCAAAGAAGGTGgctgctttctttttttagctCAAAGAGTGAGGCTTTCATTTTTGGTCATAAAGAGGGGGGCTTCTTTCTCATTTTGTCTCTATGAGgggttttcttttttgtctctaagagagggggaggggggctattGGAGAAGAGAGAGGGGCCTTATTATCTCTTGACACAATGTACAGTATTTTAGCCCCTAACAATGCTATAATATCACTGTATATACAATGACATTTTGTGTCCTTTTTTCATTTGAACCAATTAAGCAAATATTACTTGTAAACATGTtacattatatttttatgGACTTTTATGGCTTATTTTAAACTTTTGGCTCTAAACGAGGCAGGGCTTATTGGATATGAGGTGCTTGATAGAGTGTTTACAGTGGACAGACACAAAACAGCATTAGTTGAAAATCTGAGGCCTGGCATAATACCAATACTCAAGATGAGCATGGGATAATAGAAAACCAAGGCAGCTATATTCAAATAGCTCCTGAGAATTCCTAACCTGAAAACACCATACAGTGAAGAAAGCACGAAAACTTGTGTACCTTTTCCATTTGTCATAGTTTGTAGGACTTTGACATTTCCTGCAGGCCTGGTAGTAAAATGGTAAAACTTTGCCATTCTCCCACATTTTTATCAATTCCATCTTGTTGGTGTTAGGAGGCAGATTTTCTTGGCTTTCAAATGCAGGGACAACATACACTTGCTTCactagaaagaaaaaattaacaaacACACCTATTAAAATTCTAACCTATCGGAGTTTTCCAAATGAAAGCATACCTGTCATTGAGAAGAGATTGTTCTCCCTGGAAAAGTTGAGAAAATCCTTGTATAAGTTCCCATTGCACATCATATCAATGTCcaccacaaaaacaaattttgctTTGGAGTGTTCTCTGCCAACATTGCGTAAAACATTACTGGGGTACGGGACctgaaatgaataaaaataatagaatgTAGGTAATGGATACACCGAATCACCTTATGAACACTCACATGACACACATGTGTTTTCTATCAGGTGTGCCTGCTTAGACATTCAGTGACAGACTTTTTAAAAACAGCTTACCTCTAATCTTTATCACATATTCCTTTTTTGGTTGTCCAGATAACACAGTTTACCTCTTTACTTAAGCCTGGTTCACACAGCGCCATAATCTTAATCATAGCCATAAAGAGCCTCACATGTGAACCACTCTGTCATAGTGATAGTCACAATCATTAGCAAGATCATAAGAGATGGAAAATTTCCAATGATTATGACTTTGACGCTTTATGCAAACGACACTTGTAAATTGCacactctgattggttaagGTCCATGTGTTATCAGGGGACACACAAGTGTTGGCATCAGTATGTGCACACGCTCCCCCAAAATAGATTGTaaagtaagaaaacattttactgtaattgttgtataaaacaaatagatgtCATTGTTTTGTGCAGCTGTTCTCCCATAGATGCACAGAAGGCATCACACTGTGATGTGAACAACAGCCACACAACTAGACTACATCTTGTTGCATACGTTTTTGTTCCTGACACGCTTTGACatcatctgtgcatctataTTAGATGACAGACATAcacaaaaatgagatctatttgttatagcggagccagcgcgggtgtaggccgcgcgcggaactccataggtatagaaatatgatATAACTATGCGCATGCTTTTGTGGTCATTgtgcgggtaccctgtggtgtcactcgccagtcAGTCAGCTGCGCAACCCCCAGGCCtcactcggccccgaaatgacGTCTAAATAAGCACGTAGCAAgagaaaaagttcttgtcatgcgatgattatttctttttgcctcaaattttgtgacttcagtataaagtcaactagaggagatctactaacattcattcacgccaagatttatgtaaggatatgtctggttttagctagta contains:
- the LOC116614203 gene encoding uncharacterized protein LOC116614203 isoform X4, whose product is MIRTNTQLEIIETQGETWASTIKAEYQKPSTEVSRNMLGTRTEDDIAKVLDCSEFRLNPVPPSLDQLLPDVHHDSSSAISATPTSNHINSPRSVHSSCHSTISALSSNEYQHHNSDVSSNNLKYKTPLKEISESLLSSLRPKETFHGSDYFSGVREELRKLHRQSLASREQNLTNLKGLNDVTGHTAKRKHIIDQENRPLSIKRQRKEAETSTVQTTADEVLKALKSVETHTANVSMPEQPASFSQISDPHLLNPPTAAPCEVKKMVLSSDWEKLRACDNRVMYDHVDAPIGTASYDILDFLDNNVIPCKDTKTKYQEQDAISWEPPAVSPPKKTWLQSPSPPKFYRRKLY
- the LOC116614203 gene encoding uncharacterized protein LOC116614203 isoform X2; amino-acid sequence: MTTRRRHGSSKGDNFRKDSPDITPESFEENEFKLNRRKGPKPKTRGIDHLTKKSSRRNDKNKYTTRDNRDTRIARREQKEGSQETSSMRNLGIYNKSRISETIHRGQPQHVRTIHDIRTRTEDDIAKVLDCSEFRLNPVPPSLDQLLPDVHHDSSSAISATPTSNHINSPRSVHSSCHSTISALSSNEYQHHNSDVSSNNLKYKTPLKEISESLLSSLRPKETFHGSDYFSGVREELRKLHRQSLASREQNLTNLKGLNDVTGHTAKRKHIIDQENRPLSIKRQRKEAETSTVQTTADEVLKALKSVETHTANVSMPEQPASFSQISDPHLLNPPTAAPCEVKKMVLSSDWEKLRACDNRVMYDHVDAPIGTASYDILDFLDNNVIPCKDTKTKYQEQDAISWEPPAVSPPKKTWLQSPSPPKFYRRKLY
- the LOC116614203 gene encoding uncharacterized protein LOC116614203 isoform X3 is translated as MTTRRRHGSSKGDNFRKDSPDITPESFEENEFKLNRRKGPKPKTRGIDHLTKKSSRRNDKNKYTTRDNRDTRRNLGIYNKSRISETIHRGQPQHVRTIHDIRTRTEDDIAKVLDCSEFRLNPVPPSLDQLLPDVHHDSSSAISATPTSNHINSPRSVHSSCHSTISALSSNEYQHHNSDVSSNNLKYKTPLKEISESLLSSLRPKETFHGSDYFSGVREELRKLHRQSLASREQNLTNLKGLNDVTGHTAKRKHIIDQENRPLSIKRQRKEAETSTVQTTADEVLKALKSVETHTANVSMPEQPASFSQISDPHLLNPPTAAPCEVKKMVLSSDWEKLRACDNRVMYDHVDAPIGTASYDILDFLDNNVIPCKDTKTKYQEQDAISWEPPAVSPPKKTWLQSPSPPKFYRRKLY
- the LOC5506539 gene encoding beta-1,4-glucuronyltransferase 1, with the translated sequence MEITLKSAIFALAVVGVGLAFVNFFLVSSVSDKNHSVLSGNESKGLPLFANTKMYFSYLDIDSHAEYKIQPNFISGTDTAFHREDDVVLVTHCTVNHLHYLLDIVEHWQGPISVAVVVPGLHIVSAYKSMIGLHLCNKDVQQRVTFHVVYPLSHPALDNRLSNYVRLARAELPLTCEEFMVTLQTGLANSANYGGEVPYPSNVLRNVGREHSKAKFVFVVDIDMMCNGNLYKDFLNFSRENNLFSMTVKQVYVVPAFESQENLPPNTNKMELIKMWENGKVLPFYYQACRKCQSPTNYDKWKRSRSSSGLHVSFTRSWTDPWEPFYISLNSVPLYDGRFKQYGFNRISQVCETHVAGFSFAVLDNAFLVHHGFKQRFHKKKDAENNKNRELFRKFKKELKSKYPDSKNSC
- the LOC116614203 gene encoding uncharacterized protein LOC116614203 isoform X1, with amino-acid sequence MTTRRRHGSSKGDNFRKDSPDITPESFEENEFKLNRRKGPKPKTRGIDHLTKKSSRRNDKNKYTTRDNRDTRIARREQKEGSQETSSMVSEHRITRNLGIYNKSRISETIHRGQPQHVRTIHDIRTRTEDDIAKVLDCSEFRLNPVPPSLDQLLPDVHHDSSSAISATPTSNHINSPRSVHSSCHSTISALSSNEYQHHNSDVSSNNLKYKTPLKEISESLLSSLRPKETFHGSDYFSGVREELRKLHRQSLASREQNLTNLKGLNDVTGHTAKRKHIIDQENRPLSIKRQRKEAETSTVQTTADEVLKALKSVETHTANVSMPEQPASFSQISDPHLLNPPTAAPCEVKKMVLSSDWEKLRACDNRVMYDHVDAPIGTASYDILDFLDNNVIPCKDTKTKYQEQDAISWEPPAVSPPKKTWLQSPSPPKFYRRKLY